In Spinacia oleracea cultivar Varoflay chromosome 5, BTI_SOV_V1, whole genome shotgun sequence, a single window of DNA contains:
- the LOC110804260 gene encoding uncharacterized protein, with amino-acid sequence MGSPSKPPDDLIMHDPKTSPEQSQEDNQPKSFREAIASSSQWFREARKIIATSLDWEDKEEVPPEDSLVVKFDKFTLSKLRQPWRMILMGKCMGIQVKASYMETRVKAMWRVKGLLEVIDIGKQVFLFKFTQPDDYERALFGGPWPSVNSFDCMLVWIRIEELPVEYYDKDALFEIAKLVGKPIRVDYATDKITRAKFARVCVETDLLNPLITRVWVGGQWQQIVYENITSLFKCGRIGHVTEMCDIVGDHNMDKGYNHGDPNKKDGL; translated from the exons ATGGGATCTCCATCAAAACCACCAGATGATTTAATCATGCATGATCCAAAAACGTCACCAGAGCAATCTCAGGAGGATAATCAGCCAAAAAGCTTTCGTGAGGCAATAGCGTCGTCATCACAATGGTTTAGGGAGGCTAGGAAAATAATTGCAACATCTCTTGACTGGGAGGACAAAGAGGAGGTGCCACCAGAGGATAGTCTGGTAGTTAAGTTTGATAAATTTACGTTATCTAAGCTTAGACAACCATGGAGGATGATTTTAATGGGAAAGTGTATGGGAATCCAGGTAAAAGCGAGTTATATGGAAACCAGAGTAAAAGCGATGTGGAGAGTCAAGGGATTACTTGAGGTAATTGATATTGGAAAGCAAGTTTTCTTGTTCAAATTTACCCAACCAGATGATTATGAGAGGGCGTTGTTTGGAGGACCATG GCCATCTGTTAATAGTTTTGACTGCATGTTGGTGTGGATTCGTATAGAAGAATTGCCGGTGGAATACTATGATAAAGATGCACTGTTCGAGATTGCTAAACTAGTTGGTAAGCCAATTAGAGTTGATTACGCAACGGATAAGATCACTAGAGCAAAGTTTGCCAGAGTTTGTGTCGAAACAGATTTGCTTAATCCGTTAATTACGCGGGTTTGGGTAGGGGGACAATGGCAGCAGATCGTGTATGAAAACATTACGTCTCTTTTCAAGTGTGGAAGAATAGGGCACGTAACTGAAATGTGTGATATAGTGGGTGATCACAACATGGATAAGGGATATAATCATGGTGACCCAAATAAAAAAGATGGACTGTAA
- the LOC110804267 gene encoding putative homeobox-leucine zipper protein ATHB-51 → MDWNNKIIFRNSQISSTNLLHNNSCNQFDHFPDMEVRNNENGRVERDMIMMGFGNQEKMKRRLTTKQLESLESSFEEERKLDPDRKMKLARDLALQPRQVAVWFQNRRARWKAKKLQHLYDALKLDFELVSKEKHKLQQEVERLKSIMVMEEATKKQVYSSYTEASCEETVESTSAAAANQYTGRNSGSNNGADDIVLNREHNKTGHHFLFNLDNYNAISPSYWGGLPFND, encoded by the exons ATGGATTGGAATAATAAAATCATCTTCAGAAATTCTCAAATCTCCTCTACCAACTTACTTCACAACAATTCTTGTAATCAATTTGATCATTTTCCTG ATATGGAGGTAAGAAATAATGAAAATGGTCGAGTTGAGAGAGACATGATTATGATGGGGTTTGGCAATCAAGAAAAGATGAAGAGGCGACTAACGACGAAACAATTGGAGTCATTGGAGAGTAGTTTTGAGGAAGAAAGGAAGTTAGATCCTGATAGAAAGATGAAACTTGCTAGAGACCTCGCCCTTCAGCCTCGCCAAGTCGCTGTTTGGTTTCAGAATAGGCGAGCAAGGTGGAAGGCTAAGAAGCTTCAGCATTTATATGACGCTCTTAAGCTGGACTTTGAACTTGTGTCTAAAGAGAAACACAAGCTCCAACAAGAG GTAGAAAGATTGAAGTCAATAATGGTCATGGAAGAAGCAACAAAGAAGCAAGTCTACAGCAGCTATACTGAAGCCTCTTGTGAAGAGACCGTAGAAAGCACGTCGGCTGCGGCTGCCAACCAATATACAGGGCGTAACAGTGGCAGCAACAATGGAGCAGACGACATCGTTTTGAATCGTGAGCACAACAAAACGGGCCACCACTTTCTCTTCAATCTTGATAATTATAATGCAATTTCACCTTCTTACTGGGGTGGGTTGCCCTtcaatgattaa